In Brassica rapa cultivar Chiifu-401-42 chromosome A06, CAAS_Brap_v3.01, whole genome shotgun sequence, a single window of DNA contains:
- the LOC103827606 gene encoding sec-independent protein translocase protein TATC, chloroplastic isoform X1, which produces MGSTSTSSAALIHHFRLTNLSFDSPRKPPYTVSFCNSLKKGGLRYGVTRRSSKSIRPVTRLSALGENSGDETTPGVGSALEDRPALEDASFEQEEKASSIYEFLYPAKDELPDDKEMTIFDHLEELRERIFVSVLAVGAAIAGCFAYSKDLIVFLEAPVKTQGVRFLQLAPGEFFFTTLKVSGYCGLLLGSPVILYEIIAFVLPGLTRAERRFLGPIVFGSSLLFYAGLAFSYWVLTPAALNFFVNYAEGVVESLWSIDQYFEFVLVLMFSTGLSFQVPVIQLLLGQVGVVSGDQMLSIWKYVVVGAVVVAAVVTPSTDPVTQMLLATPLLGLYLGGAWMVKLTGR; this is translated from the exons ATGGGCAGCACAAGCACGAGCTCTGCTGCTCTAATCCACCATTTCCGGCTCACCAATCTCAGTTTCGATTCGCCTAGAAAGCCTCCCTACACTGTGAGTTTCTGCAATTCGTTGAAGAAAGGTGGACTCCGATACGGTGTGACGCGACGCTCTAGCAAATCCATACGCCCGGTGACTCGCTTATCAGCTCTGGGCGAAAATTCCGGCGATGAAACCACTCCCGGAGTTGGCTCTGCTTTAGAAGACAGACCAG CTTTGGAAGATGCGTCCTTTGAGCAAGAAGAGAAAGCAAGTTCGATCTATGAGTTTCTGTATCCTGCCAAAGATGAGCTTCCTGATGACAAAGAGATGACTATATTCGATCATCTTGAGGAGCTCCGGGAGAGAATATTCGTCTCGGTTTTGGCTGTGGGAGCTGCAATCGCGGGTTGCTTCGCCTACTCCAAAGATCTAATCGTGTTTCTTGAAGCTCCCGTCAAAACACAAGGTGTACGGTTTCTTCAGCTAGCTCCAGGCGAGTTTTTCTTCACAACTTTGAAG GTCTCGGGTTACTGTGGGCTTTTACTAGGGAGTCCAGTGATACTGTATGAGATTATAGCTTTTGTACTTCCTGGTTTGACACGAGCTGAGAGAAGGTTTCTGGGGCCAATTGTGTTTGGTTCCTCCTTGCTCTTCTATGCTGGACTTGCCTTCTCCTACTGGGTTTTAACCCCTGCTGCCTTGAATTTCTTTGTGAATTACGCAGAAGGGGTGGTTGAATCTCTCTGGTCTATCGACCAGTACTTTGAGTTTGTACTAGTGCTTATGTTCAGCACCGGCCTTTCTTTCCAG GTTCCGGTAATTCAGTTACTCCTGGGACAAGTAGGGGTGGTGTCGGGAGATCAAATGCTTTCAATATGGAAATATGTAGTGGTGGGTGCGGTGGTTGTAGCAGCTGTGGTCACGCCCTCGACGGACCCTGTCACTCAGATGCTCCTAGCTACACCGCTTCTGGGGCTCTACCTGGGTGGTGCATGGATGGTGAAGCTCACAGGTCGGTGA
- the LOC103827606 gene encoding sec-independent protein translocase protein TATC, chloroplastic isoform X2 — protein MGSTSTSSAALIHHFRLTNLSFDSPRKPPYTVSFCNSLKKGGLRYGVTRRSSKSIRPVTRLSALGENSGDETTPGVGSALEDRPDASFEQEEKASSIYEFLYPAKDELPDDKEMTIFDHLEELRERIFVSVLAVGAAIAGCFAYSKDLIVFLEAPVKTQGVRFLQLAPGEFFFTTLKVSGYCGLLLGSPVILYEIIAFVLPGLTRAERRFLGPIVFGSSLLFYAGLAFSYWVLTPAALNFFVNYAEGVVESLWSIDQYFEFVLVLMFSTGLSFQVPVIQLLLGQVGVVSGDQMLSIWKYVVVGAVVVAAVVTPSTDPVTQMLLATPLLGLYLGGAWMVKLTGR, from the exons ATGGGCAGCACAAGCACGAGCTCTGCTGCTCTAATCCACCATTTCCGGCTCACCAATCTCAGTTTCGATTCGCCTAGAAAGCCTCCCTACACTGTGAGTTTCTGCAATTCGTTGAAGAAAGGTGGACTCCGATACGGTGTGACGCGACGCTCTAGCAAATCCATACGCCCGGTGACTCGCTTATCAGCTCTGGGCGAAAATTCCGGCGATGAAACCACTCCCGGAGTTGGCTCTGCTTTAGAAGACAGACCAG ATGCGTCCTTTGAGCAAGAAGAGAAAGCAAGTTCGATCTATGAGTTTCTGTATCCTGCCAAAGATGAGCTTCCTGATGACAAAGAGATGACTATATTCGATCATCTTGAGGAGCTCCGGGAGAGAATATTCGTCTCGGTTTTGGCTGTGGGAGCTGCAATCGCGGGTTGCTTCGCCTACTCCAAAGATCTAATCGTGTTTCTTGAAGCTCCCGTCAAAACACAAGGTGTACGGTTTCTTCAGCTAGCTCCAGGCGAGTTTTTCTTCACAACTTTGAAG GTCTCGGGTTACTGTGGGCTTTTACTAGGGAGTCCAGTGATACTGTATGAGATTATAGCTTTTGTACTTCCTGGTTTGACACGAGCTGAGAGAAGGTTTCTGGGGCCAATTGTGTTTGGTTCCTCCTTGCTCTTCTATGCTGGACTTGCCTTCTCCTACTGGGTTTTAACCCCTGCTGCCTTGAATTTCTTTGTGAATTACGCAGAAGGGGTGGTTGAATCTCTCTGGTCTATCGACCAGTACTTTGAGTTTGTACTAGTGCTTATGTTCAGCACCGGCCTTTCTTTCCAG GTTCCGGTAATTCAGTTACTCCTGGGACAAGTAGGGGTGGTGTCGGGAGATCAAATGCTTTCAATATGGAAATATGTAGTGGTGGGTGCGGTGGTTGTAGCAGCTGTGGTCACGCCCTCGACGGACCCTGTCACTCAGATGCTCCTAGCTACACCGCTTCTGGGGCTCTACCTGGGTGGTGCATGGATGGTGAAGCTCACAGGTCGGTGA
- the LOC103827607 gene encoding sarcoplasmic reticulum histidine-rich calcium-binding protein, with the protein MDSKKFMQMVEEKKRQILEKKEAPLKWEQKLEAAAKAAGTKEKKSKKRRHRDASESSSESDSSPEVRRKSRRGHSKHRRHKRRSSSSSDEYESGSEDEHRTKIRHHRRHKSRSSRQASDDDNAEDARRKHAKRHRHGEVVTSSDSEEEKGGRSRGKYHRHNRGSASSSDSEDGGKSRKRRQHKRHRWAAQSSSEDDGAMRRGRHHKHDRESASETDGMLSDEKREHNANK; encoded by the coding sequence ATGGACTCCAAGAAGTTCATGCAGATGGTTGAGGAGAAGAAACGACAGATTCTTGAGAAGAAGGAAGCTCCTCTGAAATGGGAGCAGAAGCTGGAGGCGGCTGCCAAGGCTGCTGGAACCAAGGAGAAGAAGTCAAAGAAGCGAAGACATAGGGATGCCTCTGAATCGAGCTCAGAAAGTGATAGTAGCCCTGAGGTGAGAAGAAAGTCGAGAAGAGGCCACAGTAAGCACCGGAGGCATAAGAGAAGGTCCTCAAGTAGCAGTGATGAGTACGAAAGCGGGTCAGAGGACGAGCACAGGACGAAGATAAGGCACCACCGGAGGCACAAATCGCGTAGCTCTAGGCAGGCTTCTGATGATGACAACGCCGAAGATGCCAGAAGAAAGCATGCAAAGCGTCACAGGCATGGCGAGGTGGTTACTTCAAGCGATAGCGAGGAAGAGAAAGGAGGAAGGAGTCGAGGGAAATATCACAGGCACAACAGAGGTTCAGCCTCGTCCAGTGACTCTGAGGATGGTGGAAAGAGTAGAAAGAGAAGGCAACACAAAAGGCATCGATGGGCAGCACAGTCTTCAAGTGAGGATGATGGAGCAATGCGAAGGGGAAGGCATCATAAACATGACAGAGAGTCAGCATCCGAAACTGATGGAATGTTGTCAGATGAGAAGAGAGAGCACAACGCAAACAAGTGA
- the LOC103827610 gene encoding NDR1/HIN1-like protein 10 isoform X1 — protein MPPPSHHGPPPVRHQQPYYRSYSSSSSASLKGCCCCLFLLLAFLALVVLAVVLIVILAVKPKKPQFDLQQVAVMNMGITSPDNPNPSVMDPTTASLSFTIRLLFTAGNPNKVGIRYGESSFTVMYKGLPLGRATVPGFYQDAHSTRNVEATIAVDRVNLMQGNAADLVKEASLNDRVELTVKGDVSAKIRVMNFDSPGVQVSVNCGIGISPRKQALIYKQCGFDGLTV, from the exons ATGCCTCCACCCAGTCATCACGGACCTCCTCCGGTGAGGCATCAGCAACCTTATTACCGGAGCtactcctcctcctcatcagCATCTCTCAAGGGATGCTGCTGCtgcctcttcctcctcctcgctTTCCTAGCGCTTGTGGTACTCGCGGTGGTGCTGATCGTGATACTAGCGGTGAAGCCGAAGAAACCACAGTTCGATCTGCAGCAAGTGGCAGTGATGAACATGGGAATCACATCCCCGGATAATCCCAACCCTAGCGTTATGGATCCAACCACCGCCTCCCTCTCCTTCACAATCCGCCTGCTCTTCACCGCCGGTAACCCGAACAAAGTTGGGATCAGGTACGGCGAGTCCAGCTTCACGGTGATGTACAAAGGCTTGCCACTGGGGAGAGCGACGGTGCCTGGATTCTACCAGGACGCGCATAGCACGAGGAACGTGGAGGCGACCATTGCTGTAGATAGAGTGAATCTTATGCAAGGCAACGCGGCCGATCTAGTCAAAGAGGCTTCGTTAAACGACCGAGTCGAGCTCACTGTTAAAGGAGACGTTAGTGCTAAGATCCGAGTCATGAACTTCGATTCCCCAGGCGTTCAG GTATCAGTGAATTGCGGGATAGGCATTAGTCCGAGGAAGCAGGCTCTGATTTACAAGCAATGTGGCTTTGATGGCCTCACCGTTTAA
- the LOC103827610 gene encoding NDR1/HIN1-like protein 10 isoform X3, producing the protein MPPPSHHGPPPVRHQQPYYRSYSSSSSASLKGCCCCLFLLLAFLALVVLAVVLIVILAVKPKKPQFDLQQVAVMNMGITSPDNPNPSVMDPTTASLSFTIRLLFTAGNPNKVGIRYGESSFTVMYKGLPLGRATVPGFYQDAHSTRNVEATIAVDRVNLMQGNAADLVKEASLNDRVELTVKGDVSAKIRVMNFDSPGVQEPRRHFALSLIHQLKKS; encoded by the exons ATGCCTCCACCCAGTCATCACGGACCTCCTCCGGTGAGGCATCAGCAACCTTATTACCGGAGCtactcctcctcctcatcagCATCTCTCAAGGGATGCTGCTGCtgcctcttcctcctcctcgctTTCCTAGCGCTTGTGGTACTCGCGGTGGTGCTGATCGTGATACTAGCGGTGAAGCCGAAGAAACCACAGTTCGATCTGCAGCAAGTGGCAGTGATGAACATGGGAATCACATCCCCGGATAATCCCAACCCTAGCGTTATGGATCCAACCACCGCCTCCCTCTCCTTCACAATCCGCCTGCTCTTCACCGCCGGTAACCCGAACAAAGTTGGGATCAGGTACGGCGAGTCCAGCTTCACGGTGATGTACAAAGGCTTGCCACTGGGGAGAGCGACGGTGCCTGGATTCTACCAGGACGCGCATAGCACGAGGAACGTGGAGGCGACCATTGCTGTAGATAGAGTGAATCTTATGCAAGGCAACGCGGCCGATCTAGTCAAAGAGGCTTCGTTAAACGACCGAGTCGAGCTCACTGTTAAAGGAGACGTTAGTGCTAAGATCCGAGTCATGAACTTCGATTCCCCAGGCGTTCAG gAACCACGTAGGCACTTTGCATTATCTTTAATCCATCAGCTAAAAAAAAGCTAA
- the LOC103827610 gene encoding NDR1/HIN1-like protein 10 isoform X2, giving the protein MPPPSHHGPPPVRHQQPYYRSYSSSSSASLKGCCCCLFLLLAFLALVVLAVVLIVILAVKPKKPQFDLQQVAVMNMGITSPDNPNPSVMDPTTASLSFTIRLLFTAGNPNKVGIRYGESSFTVMYKGLPLGRATVPGFYQDAHSTRNVEATIAVDRVNLMQGNAADLVKEASLNDRVELTVKGDVSAKIRVMNFDSPGVQVLTSVVSFFSVLSEKDLA; this is encoded by the coding sequence ATGCCTCCACCCAGTCATCACGGACCTCCTCCGGTGAGGCATCAGCAACCTTATTACCGGAGCtactcctcctcctcatcagCATCTCTCAAGGGATGCTGCTGCtgcctcttcctcctcctcgctTTCCTAGCGCTTGTGGTACTCGCGGTGGTGCTGATCGTGATACTAGCGGTGAAGCCGAAGAAACCACAGTTCGATCTGCAGCAAGTGGCAGTGATGAACATGGGAATCACATCCCCGGATAATCCCAACCCTAGCGTTATGGATCCAACCACCGCCTCCCTCTCCTTCACAATCCGCCTGCTCTTCACCGCCGGTAACCCGAACAAAGTTGGGATCAGGTACGGCGAGTCCAGCTTCACGGTGATGTACAAAGGCTTGCCACTGGGGAGAGCGACGGTGCCTGGATTCTACCAGGACGCGCATAGCACGAGGAACGTGGAGGCGACCATTGCTGTAGATAGAGTGAATCTTATGCAAGGCAACGCGGCCGATCTAGTCAAAGAGGCTTCGTTAAACGACCGAGTCGAGCTCACTGTTAAAGGAGACGTTAGTGCTAAGATCCGAGTCATGAACTTCGATTCCCCAGGCGTTCAGGTTCTTACATCTGTTGTCTCCTTTTTTTCAGTTCTGTCGGAAAAGGATTTAGCTTAA
- the LOC103827609 gene encoding transmembrane protein 87A — protein MDSEKLLHLSLFLPLLLSFHFKISESSAHIYPSQPFHDVGNSLLLYGGSEGIFASSRSFIRFENITLWRTNDLQRKGRNGLVQAVIFEASDRNNIGGSAYGGQRSICCTPDLAKLQGCKQGEIIRIPSARDPNWPILLRARFKGKTLSAKMEDTEIQIKKTGMYNLLFISCDSKLKGLKMTGKTVWKNPEGYLPGRMAPLMRFYVYMSFAYLLLSAVWFFQYLRFRKDILQLQHCVTVVIVLGLLEMVFWYLDYANFNNTGKRPLALTTWVVTIGAFRKTVSRILILCVSMGFGVVKSTLGGLTSKVLLVGATYFVASEMLDIAENVGIIDDVSGRAKLFLVLPDAFLDAFLILWIFTSLSRTLEQLQMKRTSVKLDIYRKFSNALAVLVVASVAWIVYEVHFKATDPFNERWQTAWTITAFWDVIAFVLLCIICYLWTPSQNSQRYAYSGEVDEENEEVQSLTGGKQDGDISLVKLEKDSGSDTEEDIEEDKRE, from the exons ATGGATTCGGAAAAGCTGCTCcacctctctctcttcctcccACTTCTCCTCTCATTCCACTTCAAAATCTCCGAATCCTCCGCCCACATCTACCCTTCCCAGCCCTTCCACGATGTCGGCAACTCTCTCCTCCTCTACGGCGGCAGCGAAGGAATCTTCGCCTCCTCCCGTTCTTTCATCAGGTTCGAGAACATCACTCTCTGGAGAACAAACGACTTACAGCGAAAAGGACGTAACGGCCTAGTCCAAGCCGTGATCTTCGAGGCCTCGGATCGCAACAACATCGGCGGCTCAGCTTACGGCGGCCAGAGATCCATCTGCTGCACTCCAGATCTGGCCAAGCTCCAAGGCTGTAAGCAAGGCGAGATCATTAGGATCCCTTCCGCGCGCGATCCCAATTGGCCTATCCTCTTACGCGCCAGATTCAAAGGGAAAACCTTATCTGCTAAGATGGAAGACACTGAGATTCAAATCAAGAAGACTGGAATGTACAATCTCTTGTTTATATCGTGTGATTCGAAGCTCAAGGGGCTTAAGATGACTGGGAAGACTGTTTGGAAGAATCCTGAGGGTTACCTTCCCGGGAGAATGGCTCCGTTGATGAGGTTCTATGTGTACATGTCGTTTGCGTATTTGCTGCTCAGTGCCGTGTGGTTCTTCCAGTACTTGAGGTTTAGGAAAGATATACTGCAGCTTCAGCATTGTGTAACGGTTGTTATTGTGCTTGGTTTGCTTGAGATGGTGTTTTGGTATTTGGATTATGCGAATTTTAATAATACGGGGAAGAGGCCGTTGGCGCTTACTACTTGGGTTGTTACTATTGGTGCTTTTAGGAAGACTGTGTCTAGGATTCTGATTCTTTGTGTTTCGATGGGGTTTGGAGTTGTTAAGTCTACTCTTGGTGGTCTTACTTCTAAGGTTTTGCTTGTTGGAGCTACTTACTTTGTGGCTTCTGAGATGCTTGATATAGCTGAGAATGTTGGTATAATCGATGATGTGTCTGGAAGAGCCAAGCTTTTTCTTGTCTTGCCTGATGCCTTCCTGGATGCGTTTCTCATATTGTGGATCTTTACCTCTCTCTCGAGAACACTAGAACAGTTACAG ATGAAGAGGACCTCGGTGAAGTTGGATATTTACCGGAAATTCTCAAATGCTCTAGCGGTTTTGGTTGTTGCATCTGTTGCTTGGATAGTGTATGAG GTGCACTTCAAAGCAACCGATCCGTTTAATGAACGATGGCAGACTGCTTGGACTATAACTGCCTTCTGGGATGTTATTGCATTTGTATTACTATGCATTATTTGCTATCTCTGGACCCCGTCTCAGAACTCTCAAAG ATATGCGTATTCGGGAGAAGTAGATGAAGAAAACGAAGAAGTTCAGTCTCTGACAGGGGGAAAGCAAGATGGTGATATTAGCTTAGTCAAGCTAGAGAAGGATAGTGGCTCGGACACGGAAGAAGATATTGAGGAAGATAAGAGGGAATGA
- the LOC103827611 gene encoding myb family transcription factor PHL7 has protein sequence MEADDGGNNSSHASKQRLRWTHELHERFVDAVAQLGGPDRATPKGVLRVMGVQGLTIYHVKSHLQKYRLAKYLPDSSSEGKKTDKKESGDVLSGLDGSPGTQITEALKLQMEVQKRLHEQLEVQRQLQLRIEAQGKYLKKIIEEQQRLSGALGESSGPVTGESDPATPAPTSEFPLQGKSGKECEPDKSLSVEESHSSYREALTPDSGCNIGSQDESAGEERSSKKPRLMRGGAAGYTSEMVVAHPILESGMNTSYHQADHALAFDHPSTSLLGDEDGLNKVSEDVL, from the exons ATGGAAGCAGACGACGGTGGGAACAATTCTAGTCATGCTTCCAAACAACGTTTGCGTTGGACGCATGAGCTTCATGAACGCTTTGTTGATGCCGTGGCACAACTTGGTGGTCCTGACA GAGCTACACCTAAGGGCGTTCTTAGAGTGATGGGTGTACAAGGGTTAACAATTTATCATGTCAAGAGTCACTTACAG AAATATCGACTTGCAAAGTATCTGCCAGATTCGTCGTCTGAAG GGAAGAAAACCGATAAGAAAGAGTCTGGAGATGTGCTCTCTGGGTTGGACGGTTCACC GGGAACGCAGATAACTGAGGCCCTCAAGTTGCAGATGGAAGTTCAGAAACGATTGCACGAGCAACTAGAA GTGCAAAGGCAGCTGCAACTCAGGATAGAAGCACAAGGGAAGTACTTAAAGAAGATAATTGAAGAGCAACAGCGACTCAGTGGAGCTCTTGGCGAATCCTCAGGGCCAGTAACAGGCGAATCAGATCCTGCAACCCCTGCCCCAACATCCGAGTTTCCCCTACAGGGTAAATCTGGCAAAGAATGTGAGCCAGACAAGAGCCTTTCAGTTGAAGAGTCTCATTCATCTTACCGGGAGGCATTGACACCAGACTCTGGGTGTAACATTGGGTCTCAAGACGAGAGCGCAGGAGAAGAGAGATCATCAAAGAAGCCTAGATTGATGAGAGGAGGTGCAGCTGGTTATACATCTGAGATGGTGGTGGCGCACCCAATACTAGAATCAGGCATGAACACTTCTTACCATCAGGCAGACCATGCTCTCGCCTTTGACCATCCATCTACATCACTGCTAGGGGATGAAGATGGATTGAACAAGGTTTCAGAAGACGTTCTATGA